The genomic window TGTACCACTGTTATTACTACGATGTCTAAAGCTTGTGGTTACAGGAAACACTAGAATAAATACTGTACCTGTTCAGCTCCGAACGGAGTGATGTTGGACTTGACGGTCCCCACCCCTAATGCGATGAGTGCCAGGCTGCTGTAGATCACTGGGCCACAATAGGGTGTGCGTGAAGGGCAGGTGACATTGGCAGGGAGGGTAATGTTGGGATTCAAACATTCTGCAGGTTGTACTGGAAACGCCGTCTGATCACCACACAGGTAACTTCTAGACTTTTCATTGGCGATAAATGGGAAAAACAGCATGCCTATCAAGTACAGGATTAAACTGCAAGCGATGGTAAGGAACTTCCCAAGATATGCATCAGCCAACCAGCCGCCAAACGGTGAAATCAGGTACGTGACCCCCATGAACATGAGCGGTACTTGGCTTGACATGGTTCCCTCCCAGTAAAACGGGCTGCTGTTAAGAAAAAGGACCAAGTTGGACGTGATGCCATAGAAGGCCACTCTCTCCAACGACTCTGCCAGAAGTATGGCAGCACATGCCAGTCTTCTGCCCTTGAACACGGACACGGTGGGTCTGCTCACGGTCCCTGAGTTCTCCAGGAGAGGGGTACTCTCGCTGCCACTCCGACTGGACATCCTCTGTTTGTTGACTTTTAGGGTTGTTTACTTGATAATGTCAACCCTGCGAAAAAACGTAATTACATAAATGGTACAGAGAGCAATACAATTATCCAGAAGGAGGCCTTTTACGATATCTAACAGTCTGTGTTGAAAAGTCAGTCTCAAGCCATCAACAAAGTTGTTCCTGATGACACAGAACTAGCATGCATGCTACCATGACTGGCTTAATAACAGAAAGTTGTCATACCGTTAATGGACGTAAGACGCACCAATGTCCCCCATTTACTTCTTGTATATTGGTAGCCAATCCTTACTGGCTTGACAtgtcaataaaataatatatatcaTCAACGGATTCAGGAAATAAGGTAGGCTAGCAAGATAACAACACCGATATACACAGGACTAAACAAGGTTCAGTTGTCACAATACTACCGCGTGACATTGAGGCTCGTTCAGTAATGTAGAAACTGCACACCCTACGTCCAATCAACACAGCGCGCCTTGATAAACTCAAGCCCATCCATGCATGGTTAAACTTTGTGGTTTTAAGCAGTTGCTGCTAATGTTTACGCTTGCAGTTCATTTTGACGTTCCACCAATATTGTTTTCGCTTAGAGCCATTGGCTAGAAAGCCTGGGACCGAAGATAGCCATTGGCTATAACAGTGACATGCTTTTCAATCATTGGTCGACACAAACCATGTCTAGGAAGGAAAAGTCGGCTGGATAATGTTGGCACTGTTTTCTGAAACAGTTCCAAATTCTGTCGTGTGTCATAGACGTTAAAAATAAACCTCTGAACTTGGTGTCTAGAAGGATGCATTTGTGGATTTTGCAATGCGGAGTAGTACGATCAAATAAGCATTCGTTCCTTGTTTCCAGAGGACCCCAAATGATAGACGGACTAGTGTATCTAAGCGTGCAAAATTTGACGTAGCCACGTCGCTTCTCACCTATGTACACAACATTACAGGATGAACTTAAACTTCTTCCCGACGTTACCTAATTTGGAAGCGTCGTAGCCATataggctacagctattacATTACTTCGGGCAAATAAATATCGTTGTGTACAGTCATTCAAACTAAAGTCCACCCTCAATGCTGTCGATATGAAATTGTTATTTCTAGCTTGCCTCAGCCCCAAAACTGGAAACTGCACAACAGCTGAGCGAATAAGGTAATGTGACGGTAGAGTAGGAAGTAGCTACTCTAGAATTGAATTAAGGCTTAGGATTTGTATAATTTTAGAGATATGGCTATCACAGGTGCGCTCGACATGCTGAAACTATATTTAAATGCAACTCACTGCATTCTCAACCGTGTGAATGTGGTTACAGGGCACATATTGAATCGGCAGGTCACACGTGTGAGCTTCGAGATGCAGCGGATTTCAAGTCCTCAACCGACATGGCGAATTTATTAAAACAGATGCCTCCATTCGAAGGTGCAATTGCTATTCATCTGTTCAAGGCTGGAAGGCTTCTACTAGGTGaaaataacaacacacacacttttgtatGGACCTGCCATAAGACTGGCTAATGTATAAATCCTTTATTAAAGTGAAGATTGACCCAGTTGTCTTTGCTTATTTGATCAGACATCCAAGTGCCCTATGGAATTATCTTTGGAGGAACAGACATTAATGAAGATGTGAAAGTTGAGCAGAAGCGGTTGATTATGGAGCAGGTGCTGCTGAAAGCCAGGTGACACGGCTCCCACAGGTCTACGGTGTTGTTCATGACTGGAGCGATGTAGATACACTGTACAAACAGAGGACCATATGATGCATTCGTCAAGAAGGATATTTACAAGCATCCTAAAGCCATCCACATTCGTCCATTTTAAAGCCTTCCCATCTCAAAATCAAAATATCCATTGAATAAATATCTGAGGGCAAGCACGGTACATCTACGTCATAATAAAGTCATACAACAGTTAGAGGAGGTTCTCCAGAACCTCCGTACTGTGAGAACCTCAGGGGAAAATGAAGTGAGGATTATTGTAGGCCACCAACAGGAGACCTTTAAGGGTCTGGATAACTGGTATGAAACAGTGAGGTTGACGAGTCTTACCAGGGAAGCTCACCCCAGCTGTGCTGCTCCTGCTCTGTgggtgtcctctctccctcatatcTTGTTCTGCCGTGACATCTTACAGCACAGTGCACGGCTTATCAACATCTAGGTCCATATACCTGTCACATCACTCGGACTTTGGTGTATTTATTTTCAAAGGTGTTATTTGATTTTACTGACAGCAAGACAGTGAGCCTAAGGGGGTGATTACCTCCAGGGTGCACTAGTGCAGTTTGGGTCTCATGACTTCAAACATTTCTGTCAGAGCACCCCCTGCTGTTGCTGCTTCTGACCTTGATCATAAAATACAGTTCTCAATAACTCGTCTCTTGGCCGATTTCACAACAAAGAAAGAAATCCCACCGATGCCTTTCCCTTTATGTTCTTATTTTTATTACATTCATCCGTGAATCCTCAAACCTTCACTCATTTAGTCTCATTTTGATGGGTGTCATTATTGTGCGGTCCTCAGCAGAAACATGCTTGCTATTGATAATGTTGCAACTTTGCTAATAACCGTGACCGTCTTAATTGGATGTTGTTTTGTCTTTGGAGCAGGTTTGCTGTGGCATTTACTAACAAACTGAGAGAAGAAGCTACTTTTTGGGTACGGTTTTAAAGCTGTTGTAGTCCTATTCTTATTGGTTGTTAAGACTTGTGACTAAgttcacacacagcaacacacggTTGAAGTCAGGGTGGAGATCGAGAGTTATTCCCTTCACACCATTGAAGGAGGCTGTAAGATTTTCTgaatcccccccccttccctccacccccagattAAAATTCCACATTTGGACTAATATTAGTGCCACTGGTTCAATATGACACATCAAAATAGCAATACACTCTGGGGTTATACCACGAGGGGGGCTCTGTTTTTCACTTAGATTCTCTGAGCGTTCAAGATACACCGTGTCTTTAACGCCTCCATCTAAAAAGCAGAAGACCACCCTGCTTCTGTTCCATAATAGTGTGGCATTAAAACAATATTACCATGTTTTATTTTCAGATTAGATCCGACCCCTGGGGTGAAGATGGAGGCGAACGGCAAGCTTTATCGCTGTCGTTTAGCACTGACAGCGTGCAATCAGGACGAGCATGCAGTGCTTTTTTTATTGAGACAGAAAAACACGCATGGGGAACTCTGACTGATAACATCCAGTCAATTTCCTTTCCATCAACTCTGATTTATGTGCATGGGCACCTCTCACTACTGTGTTGGaatgactctctccccccccctccaaacccAAGCCCCACCCTTGAGGTTGAGCTTTGAATCTAATGCCCATGAAAGGTGGCCCAGTGTTTTTTTATATGAAATATGTGAAGCTGTTTCCCTGTTCTGTACGGTGTTGAATTCACGTTTGCTTTGTTTTCATTTCCTCAGCTTGCCCAGAGCGGTATAATTTACATCCAGCCCCAAGGTAAGTCCTGCCGGATGAAATATTCACTGTTCGCAATAGCGCATCTCCTGATTCTCCGCAGTGGAATCTGCAGCATTAATCAGCCTCGGCGGTTCCTCCTGAAAATCACACACAGTGTTGGAGAACCTAAGGAAGCTGCAGAACTGCTTGTCTGTTCAGCCGTGCGCGTCAAGGGAGAGGATGCTGGCCTTCTCCGTTTGCCTAGCATATCCGTCAAAGACAAACGTGCAAAAATAAAAATTGTCTCTGGATTGTGTGGGAGTTATTCTCCTGCCTCCAGGTAGAAGTGTATAGGCGAGTTACGTCATTTTGTGAGACGTAGTGAAAGAAATGACCTTTGAGGAAGTCAAGAATGTCAGTACTTATAATTAATCTTAGGCCCTCCTGTGAAGATTTGAACTGATCTTACTGCCCATGTGTCACCTCAGCTATAAGAAACTTGTTAAGGATGGTGAGGCTGGACGTGTTGAGGTCACGCATGCTGTAGGTGTAGCAGTGTCACCGGGTGCTCTGACacattttctctcttcttttgacataaaggaATCAGTACGGAAGTGGCGGAGAGCTTCTGCTGGAAGGAGTTTCTGACAAGCTCAGGTACAGTAGATTACATTTACTTACTTCTTCCTTTACTTATCtcatcacccctcccccacttctCAATCTTCAATAGCTGGCagttcctccccctttcctgctGTTTCCCCCTGCTCCCATCCCACCAGCACAGTAAGTGCATGTCATTACTCATAgtgtccccacacacacgctccacttTAAATTGGACATCGTGGGGTGATTTCCATCCCAAGTACACCAAAGCCCACGGAATCTGCAGCCCAGCCCCGGTTGATGAATGGCTCCCTGGTACAGAGCCATTCATCACCATAGTTCTCTACTGGTGCCTGTAATACCGATTGCCAAAACTCACTTCTCTATCCGGTAAACATAGGATAGGAGCCTCTTCTTGACTATAATAAACACACATAACGTCAAATTTAATGCTTTAGAGTTACCATAGTTACGGTTTGTTGAGGCGTTTGTGCATCAACATTTTGGCCACAATTTAACTATAAAATATTTGTAAGGAAGATTCTCGCTCTAGTTTTTAATGTTATTCATGGCGGTGTagataaaaaaaagaacaaatgtGTTTCTCTTATGATGTCTATTTTTTTTCCATTAGTAGTGTATGATGACTACACTGCATGGTGTTTACCACGTGCATTTCTGCTTCTTCTTCCGATCTCTGACACGCCGCGTCCCAACGTCCTCTACCAGATCGATGAATATTCAGTTCCTCCGACACAAGTCTTTTCACATCACGCTTCTCAAGCCCAACAAAACGAGCTAGGAAAAGCGACGCTTGAAAGAGATCAATCCCTTAGCCTCCCTGTCAgcatctgtccccctccctgtcgTCTTCACACGCACTCCGCACAGCAGGGGAAGTCATCTCATCTGCCTGTTATCCCTGTCCTGGTCTGATCCTCatcttgtttttctttgttcttATTTTGTTTCCCTCGGAGTAAGTCGGAGCATTTTCACCGTTCATAGAGCTTGAGATTTTACATCGCAGATGGGTGTTGTGTGGTGGCGTGTATGTAGGGTAAATacacccccaaaaaaactcTTGTACTAACAGGAGCTCGGAGTAGGACCTTCAAAGCTCCAAGTGTTGAGGTGAGTGGGGCTTTGAGTTTCGAAAGTAAATGTGAAGGATAGGCATAGCCCAGGGGGTCCACTGGGAGAGACCTCCTCAATGAAACATGACAGAGGCAAGTCATCTCACTGGCCTgattgaaaatgtgtgtgtgtgtgtgtgtgtagtgtgcgcatgtgtgtgtagttgtgtacgGGTGTGTGGTGGGCATGTGTCACCCTGTGGTTGTCTTCAAGCCTTTAGAAGGACCAGAGAGAAGGCAGCGGTGGGATCCAGCGGCTGGTGAACCATCAAAGACGCCCAGGGTGTGGAGAGTCGGGGGAGCCTGCTGTGTGcagcgaggggagggggtgaggggctgTGGGGGTGTGCAGGAGGCAGGTGCAGGGCCTGAGAGGGGAGCCTGATGTGAGAgagtcaggggagagggaggggagggggcggggggatttCGGCAGGGGGTCTTCTAAGCAAAAGGGGAGCGAGATAAAAGGAGGAGGGCGGTTAGTACAGTACAGGACCAACGTGGTCATTTTCATTATTGAACAACACTCGAACCGTACTCTCCCTTACTCAGCTGTGATAATTTACTTGTTTATCTGATACAGCCCTAGATGATAATTTTCTAAATTGTGCTAGGCCTCTCTGTCTAGAGTGCTATTGAGTTTATGTTTAAAAGCTCATTGTTTCCTGAAGCTGCAACTTAGCCTCTGCACTTTGTGTGCCTTACACTGTCGAAATCTCCTTACGCACTGACAGGAGTCACAACcatacacccactcacacacacatacacaaatacacattgcTAAATGACAGTGAGCTATGCAAAGTGTCCCTCAGCATCAAAGGCAGAGGAACAAAAAAGTGATTCTGTTTTAGAAgttagaggcagacagacaaaaaaTTGGGCTGCCGGCACAACAGACGGATTGTCCAATCCAGTTTCTCCTCTAAAGAAAGTTGAATTGTTTTGTCGTCTCCAGAGGATTGTGTATTTTCTCTATTTGATTTAGatttatgtatatttttttactgCTTTTGACAGGTCTGTGAAAACTTTTCCCCAGTCTCCCCTCTCCATTTCTGGATtggaggaggtgagaaggtTGTTTACCTTCTCTGCCATTGGTTGTCACCCTTCCCTTTGGATCGCTGGGATGAAATTCAGTTCTTTACCATCACAGAACTGTGAACATTTCATACTGCCTGGAAAGTCACTTAAGTGTTCCAGATTGAAATGTTCCTTTTGGTCTCGCAGGACTTTTACGAAAGGTAAAGACTCCAAGTAAAGGACCAGAGAGAAGACAGTTCCTACTCTTCTTGCAACAGAAGCTGTTCTTCAACATCTTTGCGTGCTGCAACATCTTTGTGTTGCAGAATGTCTTTGTGTTGCAGAACAGCTTCTGTTGCAATTGTAACTCTGTAGAATTGATACCTTTTGTGATTACAGTGCTTCTACAGCTCCGTTTGTGAAACAAACAACATGACATACTGCGGTACATAATACCGACTTCCTGACTTCTCCTCACTTGATGTGTTAAATAAATCGCCTACAGCCAGCTCTTATCCTGCCCACTTGGAGCAGAGTTAGTGCCCTGATTGACACGCACTCTATTTTGCAATTTGTTCTATAGATGCTCTAAAGTATAATAGCATTAAAAGCGCTGCCTTAGCCTCCTGATCTGGCCTCAGCCGTCAGGAGGGATTTCAGCAGCACACTAAGACTGCAGTGCTCCGCGTCACGTGCCACTGCCTGTCTCTGCCATgttcttccttttcttttttttgtttctgtgtctcagtgtgtacTCCtaatgggtgtgtgttgggtgtgtgtactcctaatgggtgtgtgttggatgtgtgtACTCTTAATGGAtgtgtgttggatgtgtgtACTCCTAATGGGTGTCTGTTGGATGTGTGTACTCCtaatgggtgtgtgttgggtgtgtgtactcctaatgggtgtgtgttggatgtgtgtACTCTTAATggatgtgtgttgggtgtgtgtactCCTAATGGGTGCGTGTTGGATGTGTGTACTCTtaatgggtgtgtgttggatgtgtgtactttgtgGGTTTGTTTGGGAATGTGTGGGCAACTGTCATTGAAATGTATCTTGTTCTTATTGGCCAGTTACTATTATACTTGACCtgctattttttattttttatttcatacttaaaaaaaaaaaagtgaaacacAACAATGATGTAATCGTTGCGCATTACATGACACACTTCTACCTGGCTTGCCGTTCTAAACAATGGAGGTCACAAGTAGATTTACTCTTAAGCCCACAATTGTTTCCTTGCTTATCTTGAGAAGGATCTGATTACTTGTCTGAGTTGGTCAGAATCACCTTGACCTAAAGAAGCCCTCTCATAGCACAGCTTGGTTCAGCACTGATTCACCACTTACAAGATATATTAGCGATACGGGTGGTAACAGTGAATATATGgtacgtcactttggataaaagtgtctggtgAGTGAATAAAATGCGAGTGTAGAAAAGGAAGCGACCAGCCTGTCTGTGTTGTTGCCTTTTATGTAGGTTGACATGTTCATCTCTGCCACCGCGCCTTGTTCCTGGACACGGGAGTATATAGTTAATGTCATTGTGTCCTAGTTTAGTGGGACATAGTGAGGTAGAACAGCAGGACTAATAGGATGAATGTAAACCCAGTGGTGGATGGATTTGGTGACCTTCTGGATGGGTGGTGGTTCCTAAGCAGCCCATCCCACAAAGGGGaccacaggagaggaggcatgaCTAAGATCTCTGGATGTCCTCTGAACTCCAACCCTGTTCCAAAAAAAGCCCTCCCCCCTACCGTTAACTCAACTGGTCGTGTCAAAAGCACAGTTGTTATTGTGTACCAAATATAGATGTGTAACGTACCTCGAAGTGGATCAGTAAAATAGTCCGAGGCTATCCTAATCTTTGTGCACGGCCTCAGGTCTACTATGACCCTGGTGTGGAAGCCTGTTACCTGCTCCAACCTTACAATCCCAGATGGGTTAACAAGCATCTTGACTCCGGTGTTAACTAACAGCCATACCCTTTCCAAAGCTCTttcatgttttctttttctatgTAAATATAATATTTGTATGTATAGCATACAATTACAGATACTTGTATCCAAAGCAgaaggggatttgaacctgcaaagtCTATCTGCAGTCAATAATCTACCATTCAACTATACCCATTAACTATATTGGTATGCAAATCTGATGCAGTCATGAATACAGACTCGACAGACTACTGGTTCAGACTGTTGTCCTCTCTAGGTCTGCGTGATTAAGGTCAGGGGTTAGCTTGGCACGGCAGGTACAGTAATAGCTGGCATACAGTTCCCTTGCCAACCAGACAGTGCCAACCCACTGATCTGAGGATTGAGCGTGGAAGGTGGATGATCGGAGAAGAGAGCAGATtgagttttttcttcttcttcatgcCTCTAATGCCAGGAGCACAGATGCAGTTTGTGTCACTTTCAGTTTAGTAATGCACCCTAGAGTCTGAATCCTGGAGGGAACAATCTCTGCAGTTCTATCGGAGGGTTGGGTCTTGTTAGGTTTGTATTGTCTCACAGATGATTTCAATGAACCACTTCCCGGCATGATGTTGTTCCCCTGAGAATTATGTGAGAGCATTAGTCACCACTGTCTCGTTCTCCTATGTGACCTTGGGTGATGAATTACTTCCATTATATCCCGTTGTAGCTTTCTTGGTTTttactttgtgtttcaagaCTTGCACTAAtcggtctgtctctgtctgtctgtctgtctctgtccgtctgtatgtctgtctgcaggTGTGGCTGAGCGGAGTGCAGAGGAGGATCTGCGGGTCTTCCTGCTGGTCTGTGGgctcaggagagtgaaggatCCCCTGTATCTCCTGGAAGCCTTCTCAGGTACCGCCTGCCTTCTGTGCTGAGGCGTTAAAGGACCCTCCTATACTGTctctaagggagtcaggtggctgagcggttagggagtcgggctagtaatcagaaggttgccagttcgattcccggccgtgccaattgacattgtgtccttgggaaaggcacttcaccctacttgcctcggggagaatgtccctgtacttactgtaagtcgctctggataagagcgtctgctaaatgactaaatgtaaatgtctctgtGACTGTCGACGGTCACATGTCTTTCAGAATGGCACCGCCAGGATCCCCTCACAGTGCTGGTCATAATCGGGCCGAAGGTGAGTGGTCGCGAGATGATGATGGGGATTGTGGGAAGTCAAGCCCTGTCAAGACTGTCTGCTTATAGCTGTGGAAGCACCACAGCAACGTGAGCCCAGTGTGCCTGTAATAGGATGTAGCAGAGATAACAGCATTAGTGGGCCTTTAAGCTGGAGTAAATGGCGGCGGAGGCCAGCGAGCCAGCGGGGaccgggggggtggagggggggtgacggGGTCCAGAGCCTCGCAGGCCCCGTCTCCCCCAgagcagccagacagccagctcaGACAGGCCGCTGGAGCTGCCCCTGGACATCTGCTCGGGGAAGTAAGgggccggggtggtggaggggtgggaatCTCCCTGGGGCAAAGGTCACGTCCATCCGTGTCCCTGGGTCTCCCTCTGGGCTAGCGCTGGATAAGGGATCAGGACTGCGTGGCAGGTGTGGATGACAGTTTGACGTTTGGCTCGTAAGAGTCTGTCGTCTGTCTAGGAAGGGAGATGCCTTCATTAAAAGAGGCTAGGATTGATTACGGCCCCGTAGACAGTCCCTCTCGCTTCATTTGAGAAATGTCAAAGCTAAAAACAAACCATCTGCCTAGTGCGACGAGccagcagtgcactgtcatcGTTATGAACGTATTTGTTGGTTCCACCGGCTTGAATATGTCGGCTAGCGGCCGAAGGACAACTGCCCTAATCGGAGTGAAGACTGATTCTCACACCTTAAGTGAAACAAAAGTCGTTTTTTCACTGAGTTGATTGAACTGAAATATTGATCTTGTGGGAGGCACTGCAGCCGGGGAAACTCAATGTCCTGCCTGACGAAATCTTTCTCAGTAGCACTCTGGTTCTGTCTTCATCCACTGTGTCGAAGCCAAACCCTGGCATGTATGAAAAGCTTGCATTTCCTTTCCAACTCCCAACTTTGTGTTATTTTTGTGAGCCCTGCCTTCCCGAGACAGCCGTATCAGACACAAAGGTACATTGTGTGTGAGTTGTTCAAAGCTGTTTTGAGAAGAATTGGCCCTGGGGCACGCCACTGTCTGTGCCTCCCTTTC from Osmerus eperlanus chromosome 28, fOsmEpe2.1, whole genome shotgun sequence includes these protein-coding regions:
- the glt1d1 gene encoding glycosyltransferase 1 domain-containing protein 1 isoform X1, with amino-acid sequence MKLLFLACLSPKTGNCTTAERIRAHIESAGHTCELRDAADFKSSTDMANLLKQMPPFEGAIAIHLFKAGRLLLDIQVPYGIIFGGTDINEDVKVEQKRLIMEQVLLKARFAVAFTNKLREEATFWLAQSGIIYIQPQGISTEVAESFCWKEFLTSSGVAERSAEEDLRVFLLVCGLRRVKDPLYLLEAFSEWHRQDPLTVLVIIGPKIDPVLTEEVEAVTKRSAGVFLAQGRSQEQLHAAMRRSVAVVNTSISEGMSAAILEAMDLGVPVIARNIPGNAAVVQHEVTGLLFSSPQEFVLQSKRLLGDGNLREGVRRNGKIYVKEHHSVVQERETYQRPPKPRIVYNRSTDIMWG
- the glt1d1 gene encoding glycosyltransferase 1 domain-containing protein 1 isoform X2, whose protein sequence is MKLLFLACLSPKTGNCTTAERIRAHIESAGHTCELRDAADFKSSTDMANLLKQMPPFEGAIAIHLFKAGRLLLDIQVPYGIIFGGTDINEDVKVEQKRLIMEQVLLKARFAVAFTNKLREEATFWLAQSGIIYIQPQGISTEVAESFCWKEFLTSSGVAERSAEEDLRVFLLVCGLRRVKDPLYLLEAFSEWHRQDPLTVLVIIGPKIDPVLTEEVEAVTKRSAGVFLAQGRSQEQLHAAMRRSVAVVNTSISEGMSAAILEAMDLGVPVIARNIPGNAAVVQHEVTGLLFSSPQEFVLQSKRLLGDGNLREGVRRNGKIYVKEHHSVVQERETYQRLVKTLY